Genomic window (Spirosoma sp. KCTC 42546):
AATGTTGAGATTGGTAAAAACACCGTTATTGCTGCTCAAACGGGCATATCAGGCTCTACCAAACTGGGTGATAATTGTGTTATTGCCGGTCAGGTTGGATTTGCCGGTCACCTCAGCATTGCCAATGGTACAAAAGTTGGCGCGCAGTCGGGAGTAGGGAAAAGTATTGACGAGGAGGGTACAGCCATTAATAGTTCGCCCGCTTTTGGTTTGAAAGAAAGTATGCGGTCATTGGCTGTGTTTCGGCGTTTACCAGAGCTGGATCAACGGATAACAAAGTTGGAGAAGAAAAACGAAAAATAGTTTACGGTTTACGATTTACGGTTTACGGTTGGCTGACGCGCCAGTTCTTCCCGCGTTAGCCAACCGTAAACTGAAAACTGAAAACTGTAAATCGCGCCGGCGATCCGGTGAAAACGAATGAATACCAAACAACAGACCATTCAGAAAGCCATTTCGGTATCGGGGGTAGGTCTCCATACGGGCGTTCAGGCAACGATGACGTTTTTGCCAGCGCCAACGAATCACGGATATAAATTCCAGCGAGTCGACCTGCCGGGGCAACCCATTGTGGATGCCGATGTAGACAACGTTGTGGATCTCTCCCGGGGAACAACCATTGAGCAAAGTGGTGCCCGGATTCATACGGTTGAACACACACTGGCCGCACTGGTTGGTTTGCAGTTAGACAACGTCCTGATTCAGTTAGATGGCCCTGAGCCTCCAATTATGGATGGTTCATCTATTCAGTTTATCGATGCCCTGCGCGATGCCGGTATTGAGGAACAGAATGCCACCCGGAATTACTTCGAGGTGAGCGAATACGTTCACTATCGCCTTCCTGAAAAAGATATCGAACTGGCTGCGTTGCCCTTGAACGATTACCGGATAACGGTGATGGTTGATTACAACTCGCGGGTTATTAGTAGTCAACACGCATATCTGAACGACATTAGTCAGTTTCCTGAACAGATCGCTAACTGTCGGACGTTCGTATTTCTGCATGAGCTGGAAGCGCTGTATAAGCAGAACCTCATTAAAGGGGGAGACCTTACCAATGCTATCGTTATTGTAGATCGCGATGTGCAGGATGGAGAGCTGGATTATCTGGCCGATTTGCTTCACAAGCCCAAGGTGAGTGTGAACAAACAGGAGGGTATTCTGAACAATATCAAGCTGCATTACCCAAATGAGATGGCCCGCCATAAACTGCTTGACGTAGTAGGTGATCTGGCGTTGATTGGTCGGCCTATCAAGGCGCAAATCCTGGCTGCCCGGCCTGGGCACGCGGCTAACGTAGCCTTTGCCAAAAAGATTAAGAAACTCATTCAAAAAAATGCGGCCAATCAGGTGCCGCAGTACGACCCGATGCAACCACCGGTACTGGATATAAATCGGATCTCGCAGTTACTGCCTCACCGCTATCCGTTTCAAATGATTGATAAAATCATTGCCCTGGACGAAAATAGCGTGGTGGGTATCAAGAATGTGACCATGAATGAGCCGTTTTTTCCGGGGCATTTCCCTGGCAATCCGGTTATGCCAGGTGTCATGCAGCTTGAAGCTATGGCACAAACGGGTGGAATTCTGGTACTTAGCACCGTGCCCGACCCTGAAAACTATTGGCCATTTTTGGTAGGCATTGAGAATTGCCGATTCCGGCGCAACGTTTTGCCTGGCGATACCGTAATATTTAGATGTGAGTTTACCTCCCCTATGAAGCGCGGTATCGTTAAAATGCAGGGCCGCGGCTACGTTGCGAACCAACTGGTATGCGAAGCTGATATGATTGCCAGTCTGGTTAAAAAGAAATAGTCACTAATGGGCATTTCTGTCATTCAGTTGCCATTCATCGTAGCAATAAATGACTATTAATGACTACTAATGACCATCAATGACGAAATTATAATGATTCAACCATTAGCCTATATTCACCCTGAAGCGAAAATTGCGCAGAATGTGGTGATCGAACCGTTTGCCATTATTCACAAAGACGTTGAGATTGCCGAAGGGTCATGGATTGGTTCGCATGCGGTTATTAATGAGGGTGCCCGCATTGGCCGAAACTGTAAGATTTATCCGGGTGCCGTTATTTCATCGACTCCGCAGGATTTAAAATTCAATAACGAATATACCCGGACGTATATCGGCGATAATACGACGATTCGTGAATATGCGACCATCAGCCGAGGTACGGAAGAACATTGGAAAACCGAAATCGGGTCGAACTGCCTGATTATGGCCTACGCCCACGTGGCCCACGATTGCCGAATCGGTAATCATTGCATCATTACCAACAATGTGCAAATGGCTGGTCACGTTCACATGGGTAACTGGGCTATTATTGGTGGATCAAGTTCGGTGCTTCAGTTCACGCGTATCGGTGCTCATGTCATGATTTCCGGTGGTTCATTAGTGCGTAAAGATGTGCCCCCCTTTACAAAAGCCGCCCGCGAACCTCTTTCCTATACGGGTATTAACTCGATTGGATTACGTCGGCGGGGATACGATAACGATAAGATCAATCAGATTCAGGAGATCTACCGCTATATCTACATGCGCGGTTTGAACAATGCCGATGCCCTAACACAAATTGAACTGGAATTACCACCGTCCGATGAACGGGACGAAATTGTCAATTTCATTCGCTCGTCGGAGCGTGGTATTATGAAAGGTCCGACTTCTCACGGAGAGCGGGAATAAAGGTGATGAAGGTTAATGGATAATGCATAATGGCTAATGAACAATGCCTACCTCGTGTAACATTATTCATTGGCCATTGTGCATTAGCCATTAATAGTTATCCATTTATGAACATAGTTGCTGAGCAGTTAGGCAAGAAATATCGGAAGGAGTGGATTTTTCGGCGCGTTAACCTGACGCTCACCGCCGGAACGAGTTATACGTTCGTAGGGCCGAATGGGAGCGGCAAGTCTACGCTCCTGCAACTACTGGCTGGGAGTTTACCTATTACAGAAGGCAAATTAACCTATCAACAACAGGGCGTTACTGTTGACCCCGATAACTGGTTCCGTCAGATCAGTATAGCCGCTCCGTACCTGGAACTGGTTGAGGAGTTAACGTTAAACGAATTGCTCACGTTTCACCAAACTTTTAAGCCATTTAAAGCGGGGTTAACGGCTAGCCTGATTGCCGATCAGCTTCTATTGACCCACGCCCGGCACAAAGAAATCAAGTACTTTTCGTCGGGAATGAAGCAGCGGGTTAAACTCGGTCTGGCGTTTTTTTCTGATTCTCCCATTGTCATCCTCGATGAACCTACATCCAATCTCGACCGACAAGGAACGGACTGGTATCAGGAGCAAATACAACAACTGATCAGTCCCTCTAATCAATCTCCCCAACTGCTGCTCATCGGCTCCAACCAACCCGAAGAATACGATTTCTGTTCCAACGTGATTGACATCACGCAATGGAAATGAACCAGCAATTATCCTTCTGCCCGCAATACGTCTAATGGCGGTCTTGTCAGCACTTCACGACTGTTGAATACGCCAATTAGAACGGTCAATGCGGTAACCACAAGTAGAACAACGAGCAAGGGGATGGCGTCTGGTCGATAGGGAACTTCGAACACAAATTGGGCTAATGTCCAAGTGCCAACAATTGACAGTAAAATACCCGACAAGGCTGATAATAGACCCAGCAAGCCATATTCGACAACGGTAATGCTCAAAATCTGCTCCCGGCTGGCCCCCAATGTTCGGAGTAGAACGCTTTCGCGCAGGCGCTGGTATTTACTGATAACAACCGAACTGGCCAGTACTAACAGGCCCGTCAGGATACTGAATAGGGCCATAAACTGGATCACAAACGAAATTTGCGCCAGGATTTCATCAACCGTTTTCAGGATCAAGCCAAGGTCGATTGCCGATACGTTTGGAAACCGACTGACCAGACCCCGCTGCAGTACAGCCGAGGTTTTGTTATCCGGTACCCGCGTCATCAGCACATGGAACTGCGGAGCCTGTTCCAACACCCCCGATGGAAAAACGACCAGAAAATTGGTCTGAACCCGGTTCCATTCCACCTCGCGCGTGCCGCCCACAATGGTTTGAATAGGGGCACCCTGGACATTAAAGTTGAGCGTGTCGCCGAGTTTGAGGTGCATCCGATCAAAGAAGTCTTTTTCCATGGATACGTAAACGTTGCCATCGGCCTGATATGGCGCTTTTCCGGATGTCAGCTTCTCCGAGGAAATTAGTGAATCACGGTAGGTAACCCGGTATTCACGGGTAAATGCCCACTTCGGCGTTTTTTGAGCGGTATCTTTCCGAATAACCTCGCCGGTTTTTCCATTGATGTCTGACAGGCGCATTGTTACAATGGGTGCTTCCTGTAAAATAGGTAGTTTTTGCCCGGTCACTAACGCACGTACGCCCTTAATTTGCTCATTCTGAATATCGAACAAGACCATATTGGGCTG
Coding sequences:
- a CDS encoding ABC transporter ATP-binding protein; this encodes MNIVAEQLGKKYRKEWIFRRVNLTLTAGTSYTFVGPNGSGKSTLLQLLAGSLPITEGKLTYQQQGVTVDPDNWFRQISIAAPYLELVEELTLNELLTFHQTFKPFKAGLTASLIADQLLLTHARHKEIKYFSSGMKQRVKLGLAFFSDSPIVILDEPTSNLDRQGTDWYQEQIQQLISPSNQSPQLLLIGSNQPEEYDFCSNVIDITQWK
- the lpxA gene encoding acyl-ACP--UDP-N-acetylglucosamine O-acyltransferase; this encodes MIQPLAYIHPEAKIAQNVVIEPFAIIHKDVEIAEGSWIGSHAVINEGARIGRNCKIYPGAVISSTPQDLKFNNEYTRTYIGDNTTIREYATISRGTEEHWKTEIGSNCLIMAYAHVAHDCRIGNHCIITNNVQMAGHVHMGNWAIIGGSSSVLQFTRIGAHVMISGGSLVRKDVPPFTKAAREPLSYTGINSIGLRRRGYDNDKINQIQEIYRYIYMRGLNNADALTQIELELPPSDERDEIVNFIRSSERGIMKGPTSHGERE
- a CDS encoding bifunctional UDP-3-O-[3-hydroxymyristoyl] N-acetylglucosamine deacetylase/3-hydroxyacyl-ACP dehydratase, which translates into the protein MNTKQQTIQKAISVSGVGLHTGVQATMTFLPAPTNHGYKFQRVDLPGQPIVDADVDNVVDLSRGTTIEQSGARIHTVEHTLAALVGLQLDNVLIQLDGPEPPIMDGSSIQFIDALRDAGIEEQNATRNYFEVSEYVHYRLPEKDIELAALPLNDYRITVMVDYNSRVISSQHAYLNDISQFPEQIANCRTFVFLHELEALYKQNLIKGGDLTNAIVIVDRDVQDGELDYLADLLHKPKVSVNKQEGILNNIKLHYPNEMARHKLLDVVGDLALIGRPIKAQILAARPGHAANVAFAKKIKKLIQKNAANQVPQYDPMQPPVLDINRISQLLPHRYPFQMIDKIIALDENSVVGIKNVTMNEPFFPGHFPGNPVMPGVMQLEAMAQTGGILVLSTVPDPENYWPFLVGIENCRFRRNVLPGDTVIFRCEFTSPMKRGIVKMQGRGYVANQLVCEADMIASLVKKK